One stretch of Daphnia pulicaria isolate SC F1-1A chromosome 6, SC_F0-13Bv2, whole genome shotgun sequence DNA includes these proteins:
- the LOC124343626 gene encoding integrator complex subunit 9-like has translation MKIYSLGANPNKPCNILNFKGVSLMLDCGLDINSALHFLPLPLVASKRLSNLPNWIPRDTQDAALLDGELKECENRVLVDGPIEILPPQSDIFDISDVDTILLSNHACMLALPFITEETGFKGRVYATEPTLQIGKLYMEELVNYLERTPKNQRANRWKQVLQSLPPPLSGALRPNDWKKVYSTKAINAALAKVRMVGFNEKIDICGALTVMAVSSGYSLGSCNWIIHSGYEKIAYVSASSTLTTHPRPMDQVALRNADLLILTALTQTPVANPDSMLGEFCMAVASTLRSGGSCLVPCHPSGLLYDLFECLSVHLDNIGLSQIPLFFFSPVAETSLAYSNIFAEWLSSGKQSKVYLPEEPFPHAHLIKNGRLKHFPSLHAEGFTNEYRQPCVVFCGHPSLRFGNVVHFIELWGSHSNHSIVFVEPDFPYLEALAPYQPLTMKIVHCPIDTSLSFTQANKLIRDLKPGNLLVPDVYLHPPVSAPLRSDLVIQELDPPALGMKSYQVLQLPIKRKQEKVHLDPALASRLEPIQFKTGLSASTLTGKLDARDNKFTLKVLNEEEGGTLYSASERMLPRHPWGSVDTTQLLHLLSQHGLLDARVEDTPRGVVIHLPREDTVIQLEGSNTHVYCHDEALRRTLRDILLQCLPCL, from the exons ATGAAAATC TACAGTCTGGGCGCCAACCCAAATAAACCCTGCAACATCTTGAATTTCAAAGGCGTTTCGCTGATGCTCGATTGTGGGCTGGATATCAACTCGGCCCTTCATTTTCTACCTCTGCCTCTCGTTGCCAGCAAAAGGCTCTCAAATTTACCAAACTGGATCCCGAGAGACACGCAGGATGCTGCACTTCTTGATGGA GAGCTGAAAGAATGTGAAAATCGAGTGTTGGTGGATGGCCCAATAGAGATACTGCCCCCTCAGTCAGACATTTTCGACATCTCTGATGTGGATACCATTTTGCTGTCGAATCATGCCTGCATGCTGGCACTGCCATTCATCACAGAAGAAACTGGCTTTAAAGGGAGGGTATATGCAACTGAACCCACCTTGCAGATTGGAAA GCTCTACATGGAAGAACTTGTCAACTACTTGGAAAGGACTCCCAAAAATCAGCGAGCAAACAGATGGAAGCAAGTACTCCAgtctcttcctcctcctctcagTGGGGCTCTGAGACCAAATGATTGGAAGAAAGTTTATTCCACAAAAGCAATCAATGCAGCCCTGGCAAAAGTTCGCATGGTTGGCTTCAACGAAAAAATT GATATCTGCGGTGCTTTAACTGTGATGGCCGTCAGTTCTGGATATTCCCTTGGTAGTTGCAATTGGATCATTCATTCCGGCTATGAAAAGATTGCGTACGTGAGCGCTTCATCTACTCTCACGACCCATCCAAG GCCGATGGATCAAGTTGCCCTTAGAAATGCCGATCTCCTGATCTTGACAGCGTTGACTCAGACCCCCGTGGCCAATCCAGATTCAATGTTGGGCGAATTCTGCATGGCAGTTG CATCCACGTTACGATCAGGCGGATCTTGCCTAGTCCCTTGTCACCCTTCCGGCCTTCTTTACGATCTGTTCGAATGTCTCTCAGTTCATTTAGACAATATTGGTCTTAGTCAGATTCcgctgtttttcttctctcccgtGGCCGAAACTTCCTTGGCTTATTCCAACATCTTCGCTGAATG GTTATCTTCAGGCAAGCAGAGCAAAGTTTATCTCCCAGAAGAACCATTTCCGCACGCCCACCTCATCAAAAATGGTCGACTGAAACACTTCCCAAGCCTGCATGCCGAAGGATTCACCAACGAGTACAGACAGCCATGTGTCGTATTTTGCGGTCATCCTTCCCTTCGTTTTGGCAATGTAGTTCACTTCATAGAGTTATGGGGTAGTCATAGCAACCACAGTATCGTCTTCGTTGAacccgatttcccttacctgGAAGCCCTGGCCCCCTATCAACCACTGACCATGAAAATCGTTCACTGTCCCATTGACACGAGTTTGAGCTTCACTCAAGCCAATAAACTGATACGCGATCTCAAGCCAGGCAACTTACTCGTTCCAGACGTTTACCTCCACCCGCCAGTGTCGGCTCCCTTAAGATCAGACTTGGTTATTCAGG aattggaTCCACCAGCATTGGGTATGAAGTCCTACCAGGTGTTACAGTTACCAATTAAGAGGAAGCAGGAAAAAGTGCATCTTGATCCGGCCCTGGCCTCTCGTCTCGAACCCATCCAATTTAAAACGGGCCTTTCAGCCTCTACTCTGACTGGAAAATTGGATGCTCGTGACAATAAATTTACTCTGAAA GTATTAAACGAAGAGGAAGGAGGCACATTGTACAGTGCGTCAGAGAGAATGCTGCCTCGCCATCCTTGGGGCTCTGTTGACACAACTCAACTGTTGCATTTGCTCAGTCAACATGGTTTGCTAGATGCTCGGGTCGAAGACACTCCTCGAGGCGTCGTCATTCACTTG CCAAGAGAGGACACTGTGATTCAACTAGAAGGTTCCAACACTCATGTTTACTGCCACGACGAAGCGCTACGGAGAACTTTAAGGGATATTTTGCTACAATGTCTACCTTGTTTGTGA